TATCGTCGTATATATAGTCTTTGGTAATTCCGTTTTGCACCAAATAATCAATATTACTTTGATCATCATAAAAATAGGAAACCTCCCCCCATCCTCCAGTAGCGTAGGTTAATTGTCCGAGCCCATCATAACTAAAATGCTTATTTTTCAATGAATTTATGTTGTCTACTATATCGGTTACATTCCCGCTTGAATCCAAAATATAATCGTAACTGGTCGCAAAAGTCTTTACTCCCGAACCGTTAACAGTATAGGAACTTAACGATTCAGGTAGACCTTGAGATGTACGTTTTAATGAATAGAAATGCCCATCCCCCATAGCCATAGACTTAATATGAAGATATTCATCGTAATCAATATTCTTAGCGAATACTTCGGTCAGTTGAGTAGATGCCACTTCAGAAGGTAAACCAAATGCATTCGGCGAATATGTATATATATTACCGGAGGGATATGTTATTTGCTTGAAACTTGCACTGCTATAATCGTATTTGTATTCAAATGTAAATGTTTTATTTAAGCTTCGGACAAATAAACTTTCACTTTCTAGCTTTCGATTAAAATCATAAGTGTAACTAGTTCTCGTGCGACCATTATCAACATAGTTTAGGAGCTCATTTGGATAATACTCGAAAACAACCCCTGGACTATCACTATCGGAGTAATCAATAGTTCTTACCCGGTTTAACTCATCGTATCCATATTCAATTAAACCATCTGAAAATATTTTTTGTATGATATTTCCTTGTTCATCATATTTAAACTCTACTGTACCGGTTTCAGGATCTGTTCGCTTCCAAAGCAAGTTATTTGCATTATATTCAAAAGATCTATCGACATTTCCTCTCTTAACTGATTCAACTTGTAGTAAATCGTTGGTCTCTATTTCGGTTTTTACATATTTAACAGGGTCGATCGAGACTTGCTGTACAACTTCAGATAATGTGATTACATTAGGATCTCCATACGCCTTAAAATTGAATATAGTCTCATAACCACGAAAATCTGTTAGTAAATAGCCGAGCTTTACCATCGGCGCATCGGGATCTCGATTTTCGTTACATTGCTCGCCATAACAGTAACTTGCTGATGAATTAAGCTCTGTATCGATCACACTGATTACGCGACCTAGCGCATCATAGGTTTTGAAGTAACCATTTTGCGGGTCGCTTTCTGATAATGTCGGCCTAGAAATATAAACTTGCCTATTCATACTGTCGTAGGAATAATAATTAAATCTCTTAAACCCCCCTACGGATGTGTCTTTTTCTTCAACCTTTTTCAGCCTACCCAATTTATCGTAATATTTTATTTTTTTATAATACCCTCTAGTTTCAGTAACCTGACTAGGATCATCTCCAAACCAATTGAAAGATGTTGAACTATAAAATCCCGGCGGAGTTATTCCGGTGACGTTTCCAACAGAATCATAATCAAAAGACGTTCGATTTCCGGACTCATCTTCCCTCCAGGAAAGCTCGCCGGTTACATTGAAATCTCTCGCTATTACTTGCGTATCGGGCTTGGTCTCGATTCGAGGGATTCCCAGCATATAATCTTCAAATTTATGTTCATGTAATTTTCCATCTCGCAACCAACTAATTTTATATAGAGACCCGTCTGGAGAATATGTAAAGCTATGTGTGATACCATTTTCGGTTATAACCTTTAAGCCTCCAGTATCTGCATAGTAATCCATCGATTTTATTAGCTTTCCAGAAACAGTTTCACTCTTCTGATTATTCAGCACCCATTTTGATAGATTGTTCTCCCATTCATATAGGCGATAGGATGAGTGAGTTCCCTGCTCATCAATTCTTCTAGGGTTACCAAACTCATCATAATCGTTATAAATCGTCAAAAACGTTTGACCATCTTGAATAATTTCTCTTCGCTGTAATATTTTTGTGTACAACTCGGGTTTGTCACACTTTTGAATCCAACAATATGCCGAGTTATCACCAACTAATCTATGCTCTCGCCACCAATATTCAGTCTTTCTTTTTTCCTTATAGATGCCTTCGATATCCTTTTCGTAAACAATATGCCTTTTAAGCATTCCACCTACCATATTCAATAATCTGTCATTGGTTAACTCCCAGCTTTCTTTTGATTGATCCCATTCGCTTTTTGTCGTATAGAAGAAGTATTCATCCATTCGATTTTCAGGATATTCTATCGACCACGAAAATAAATCTTTTGCTTTGTAGGGAGAGTTAACAGAGTATTCGGAATAGTACCGATCAGGGTTATCATAAAAATCTGCAAGGCCTGAGTTGAACTTATACTGCCACGGTTCTTCTCCATTCATTGGATCAATATCAACACTCCCAACCACCCACGAATAGCTTTCGTTGTCATTAGCAATTGCTGCACGAGATGACAGTGTGCCGTAGGGGTTACCTCCTGAATCCCAAGTATCCAATTGATTAATTTTATATATAGCACCACGAGGAGTATCTATCTGTATTAATGGCGCTGGCAGGGTGGAATATGTAGGGCCGCAATTCCATGGTGTCTGAGCAGAGTTTCTAAATTTGTCACATGTGTAACTTTGTGGATCACTCAATGACTGCGCATAGTAGTGGTACTCATTGTAAGTTCTAATCAACCATTCCGGTTGCCTATAATGAAAAGTTGTAATATCACCATTATCTAATACGATATGCGCCAACAGTCCTTTTTTTGTATAATCTTTGTTTACACACTTGGTGTTGTTTTCTCCTACACAAAAAGGAATATCATAATCTCTGTCGTAATAGACATAGTGAATCCGACGCGCTACAGTTTCTCCATCTGACTCCATAATTTTTACATAAGTCAGTAATTTTGTTTTATCTACCGGCGCCCAAAATATATGTCCATCAAAATCCCACTCCGCATATTCAAATTCCACATGACGCCCGTCACTACCTATAATGGAACTCACATATAATTGACCGTTAGCATCACTTTCGTAGCTGTATGTTAAAGTATTACCAAAAACATCTTTTACTTCAGTTGCATATACATACGCACCCAATGAATCCCACCAGCCTTTTTCTTCGTTTATCTTTGACTTGGGAGCAGCAAATTTATCAAAACGATAAGTTGTACCGTTTGGTGCTGTAACTAAGAAACCAGACCTATTACCTTGCGGTAAATCTATGCATTCTGCTTTCCAATGCATTGTAGTGCGATATGTTACATTTCCTTTTGTCGCATCTATATCGTTAATATTTGGATATACAATTTCCTCGCCATTCTCGGTAGTTTGGATCGAAAATAACAAATCTTGCGTCGGGACACCTGGAACAGAAAGCTTAAGCCCTTTCCAAAAGGCAAGGGAGTACTTAGGATCGCTGTACTTTTTTTGTGTATAGACTGGATTATTACAGTAGCCGGCACTCCAGGCTTCGGGCGTAGAAGACGCAGAAAATTCTGTTCCATCTGAACGGTGCAAGCCTCTGTAGGCTGATATTCTCGGAATTTCCAGATCCCAGTTACCCATAGAGAAAGGCACCCGCAGAGAGGGTTGGTCACGATGTATATCTAGTACTCTTGATACAATAATTGGCAATCGTCCTGAATTAGATCTTAATACAACGTCTTCAGTCCGAAAAACGCCAAATCTACCAAACATATCGACTGATATACCGGCTTCAGGAAAATCAAAAAAACGATCCGCATGGGAAGAGCCCTCTAAATTACTTTCAGGGCGAGATAAATTCATCGCTTCAGACAGCAGCGGAAAAACTCCCATACTCAAAAAAATCCACAAGTAATATTTATAGCTATTTGTCCTAGTCACTATTTTCCCCATTTGGCTAAAGCCCACAGTAATTGTACAAATTTTAATCTCGACCGAAAAATCAAATTGACTCCCCCACACCTATCGAGATACCAAGCGATGCAATTTAAACGCCTTATAAATGCCTATGGTGCGCTCATCTTCATAACAATGCACCATTACGGTAGTTTTTGTGGCGTAGAGAGCCAGCGCCAGGGCTGTCAGGTTTTTTTTCATTTTTGATATAGCAGCGAAACATCGCTTCACCGTCTCGAAATTGTACAATGGTTTCATCCCGCCCTATACCTTCTTCATGCATAATCACGCTTTCAATAACCGCTGCGCTTAAATATTCCCATGCACCCGCAGTTCCACTCAAGCTAAAAATGGCTATAAACGGAACAAGCCATTGATAAATAAACTCTCTTTTCATAACTGGAGCATCCCATTTAGTTATTGATTGGTCATTATGCTGATTATTCGAGGGTAGCTACCACTCTGGCCGGAACAACCCGCAACATAAAACTTCACTCTGTCGCCTGAATAATGCGCAGCTAATATTAGCGAATACATGGCTTGGTAGTTGCTATCCTCCACAGAGAGACCGTACCAACCATTTTTTACCGTGCAATTGTCTGGGCTGTATGATTCACCGCTTAACTTCACATTTACAAAGGTTGACGACACATACAAGTTGGTAATTTCGCCTACGGGCGTAAAGCCACCGGCAAGCGCTGCCGAGGTAAAACAGCACAGGAAAATACTCAATATTATCTGAGCGCTACACTGCTTCCTTATTTTTTTTCATTATCCCTCCTTTCAGATCGCTATCTCACGATGATATAAGTCGCATTAAAATACGCCGGATCGGTACTGCATTCACCGTGGAATTCCACGCTCAGGCCAGCTAATTTCGCAGCCAAGCCAATCGACATCAATTTATCCCGGCCTGCCACAGCGCTGCTCACCTGCACATAATAGGGGCTGCACAAGGTCTGATTATTGCCGTCCACTACTTGCCATTTGC
The DNA window shown above is from Alteromonadaceae bacterium 2753L.S.0a.02 and carries:
- a CDS encoding YD repeat-containing protein; this encodes MGVFPLLSEAMNLSRPESNLEGSSHADRFFDFPEAGISVDMFGRFGVFRTEDVVLRSNSGRLPIIVSRVLDIHRDQPSLRVPFSMGNWDLEIPRISAYRGLHRSDGTEFSASSTPEAWSAGYCNNPVYTQKKYSDPKYSLAFWKGLKLSVPGVPTQDLLFSIQTTENGEEIVYPNINDIDATKGNVTYRTTMHWKAECIDLPQGNRSGFLVTAPNGTTYRFDKFAAPKSKINEEKGWWDSLGAYVYATEVKDVFGNTLTYSYESDANGQLYVSSIIGSDGRHVEFEYAEWDFDGHIFWAPVDKTKLLTYVKIMESDGETVARRIHYVYYDRDYDIPFCVGENNTKCVNKDYTKKGLLAHIVLDNGDITTFHYRQPEWLIRTYNEYHYYAQSLSDPQSYTCDKFRNSAQTPWNCGPTYSTLPAPLIQIDTPRGAIYKINQLDTWDSGGNPYGTLSSRAAIANDNESYSWVVGSVDIDPMNGEEPWQYKFNSGLADFYDNPDRYYSEYSVNSPYKAKDLFSWSIEYPENRMDEYFFYTTKSEWDQSKESWELTNDRLLNMVGGMLKRHIVYEKDIEGIYKEKRKTEYWWREHRLVGDNSAYCWIQKCDKPELYTKILQRREIIQDGQTFLTIYNDYDEFGNPRRIDEQGTHSSYRLYEWENNLSKWVLNNQKSETVSGKLIKSMDYYADTGGLKVITENGITHSFTYSPDGSLYKISWLRDGKLHEHKFEDYMLGIPRIETKPDTQVIARDFNVTGELSWREDESGNRTSFDYDSVGNVTGITPPGFYSSTSFNWFGDDPSQVTETRGYYKKIKYYDKLGRLKKVEEKDTSVGGFKRFNYYSYDSMNRQVYISRPTLSESDPQNGYFKTYDALGRVISVIDTELNSSASYCYGEQCNENRDPDAPMVKLGYLLTDFRGYETIFNFKAYGDPNVITLSEVVQQVSIDPVKYVKTEIETNDLLQVESVKRGNVDRSFEYNANNLLWKRTDPETGTVEFKYDEQGNIIQKIFSDGLIEYGYDELNRVRTIDYSDSDSPGVVFEYYPNELLNYVDNGRTRTSYTYDFNRKLESESLFVRSLNKTFTFEYKYDYSSASFKQITYPSGNIYTYSPNAFGLPSEVASTQLTEVFAKNIDYDEYLHIKSMAMGDGHFYSLKRTSQGLPESLSSYTVNGSGVKTFATSYDYILDSSGNVTDIVDNINSLKNKHFSYDGLGQLTYATGGWGEVSYFYDDQSNIDYLVQNGITKDYIYDDNNRLSSVGSRSFSYDDHGNITSDGTKEYIFDFDNRLRYAISQNGTMNNVFDSFNAKVISAINGDSRLTIYDDANQLLYSENLTPFGDSTEYVYLKGKILAEVVCDDEDSDYDGDGIPGCLERRLGFSDSNARDTLVDLDKDKVSVADEYRIGGDPSNYFDSDGDGIPNDWELLWGLNPNLASDSQFDSDGDGVSNKQEFELGINPTVAAGAQDFLYLNTITLTAGTSDHIGAIASDVEGNLYVSITEFLSPSFVVRSRVLKCASNSTKLWEKIYDSINDNFTELQVGPGGVLYAAGRESGLYRLDGNSGNILDSYQMKGNFTVNDLVVTDSSVYLAGSYINTVTFSIAQPLVTRSTIPLANGDHYKDAFVMALDSNLQFKWLRTFGGEYQDSVNAIEVLNNNAIVISGGFWGDVDFNRDGVSQGFHATASKYPNDRFVMSVGDSGEPIWLYTDSQAAGYSDTAEMLAIYREDGSVLVEDTYGYIGRISATGGYLGHFVDVGRYYMDFATGHNGIIASVSGISNAGSNDISVDVVDKFGYSNSFNIGGEGQEYVDKVFLNSLGVLTIGGTYEDTIDFDPGPLEDVHSANGRGIFLTSYINQGIDGLIDSDLDGIKDFADKDDDNDGLPDEWEIENGFNPRDGVTADFDSDNDGLSNLDEYIYKTDPWSSDTDGDGVSDGAEVAAGTDPKVNIPVLITIITSSLLH
- a CDS encoding hypothetical protein (manually curated), with the protein product MSIFLCCFTSAALAGGFTPVGEITNLYVSSTFVNVKLSGESYSPDNCTVKNGWYGLSVEDSNYQAMYSLILAAHYSGDRVKFYVAGCSGQSGSYPRIISIMTNQ